One genomic region from Yersinia canariae encodes:
- a CDS encoding DUF883 domain-containing protein: MNRDKEQQTSLDDDLTMLTDTLEEVLRASGDAADESYQEIKARAEKALKEVQNRLSGRSECYIKRAKALACCTDDYVREKPWCSVGIGATVGLVVGLLLARR; the protein is encoded by the coding sequence ATGAACCGAGATAAAGAACAGCAAACCTCGCTGGATGACGATCTGACAATGCTAACCGACACTCTGGAAGAGGTATTGCGAGCTTCTGGTGATGCTGCTGATGAAAGTTATCAGGAAATCAAAGCCCGGGCGGAGAAAGCATTAAAGGAGGTTCAGAACCGTTTGAGTGGCCGCAGTGAATGCTATATCAAACGGGCGAAAGCGCTCGCGTGTTGTACTGATGATTATGTGCGCGAAAAACCCTGGTGCAGTGTAGGGATTGGCGCAACTGTCGGATTGGTTGTGGGGCTATTGCTAGCGCGCCGCTAA